One Gelria sp. Kuro-4 DNA segment encodes these proteins:
- a CDS encoding DUF1614 domain-containing protein, with translation MPTGLIALIVVTVLVYFGLAQRVLDRLHLTDKQALVFLALMIVGAYVNITLWRRPTQLVLNVGGGLVPLVLAGYILSRAGTRREWLHAALATLVTAAGVYAAGRLLPAEPGTMLLDPMYVYALIAGIVGYLAGRSRRGAFIAATVGVILADLAYFIQLLATRTPGRTSIGGAGAYDTVVLSGLLAVLLAEVIGETREKLGGGSEEEAREHRLRHVEFTSSLGNQADVNENSKGDKGHD, from the coding sequence GTGCCGACTGGCCTTATCGCCCTCATTGTGGTCACGGTGCTGGTCTACTTCGGCCTGGCGCAACGGGTATTAGACCGCCTGCACCTGACCGACAAGCAAGCGCTTGTTTTTCTTGCCCTGATGATCGTCGGCGCCTACGTTAACATCACCCTGTGGCGGCGGCCCACGCAGCTCGTGCTCAATGTGGGCGGCGGGCTGGTGCCGCTTGTTCTGGCCGGCTATATCCTGAGCCGCGCCGGCACCCGCCGGGAATGGCTGCATGCCGCCCTCGCCACCTTGGTTACAGCTGCCGGCGTCTACGCAGCCGGCCGTCTGCTGCCGGCCGAACCAGGCACCATGCTGCTCGACCCAATGTACGTCTACGCCCTGATCGCCGGTATCGTCGGTTACCTGGCCGGGCGGTCACGCCGCGGAGCCTTTATCGCCGCCACGGTTGGGGTTATCCTGGCCGACTTGGCTTACTTCATCCAGCTTCTGGCAACGCGCACCCCCGGGCGTACTTCCATCGGCGGCGCTGGTGCTTATGATACCGTGGTTCTCTCCGGCCTCCTCGCCGTCCTTTTAGCGGAAGTCATCGGCGAAACCAGAGAAAAGCTGGGCGGCGGGTCGGAAGAAGAGGCACGCGAACACCGGTTGCGCCACGTCGAGTTCACGAGCTCCCTGGGAAACCAGGCCGACGTCAACGAGAACTCGAAGGGGGATAAAGGGCATGACTAG
- a CDS encoding DUF3189 family protein encodes MLLVIIYHCYGGAHSSVVAAAIHLGRLPLPAPSAAALLALPYFDQHTGRQQGRLFFYGTDAHGHKIFILGRARAAAILERTIRAVFQLAGRQEGVLFVDTLPAVNWLMRLGGFLSRRLGWVSLGRPLVAKGTLLALPKLTALVRGVQGALC; translated from the coding sequence ATGCTTCTGGTTATTATCTATCACTGCTATGGAGGCGCCCACTCTTCGGTGGTGGCCGCAGCCATTCACCTCGGCCGGCTGCCGCTGCCCGCCCCCAGTGCCGCCGCCCTCCTGGCGCTGCCGTATTTTGATCAGCACACCGGCCGCCAGCAGGGGAGATTGTTCTTCTACGGTACCGATGCCCACGGCCACAAGATCTTCATTCTGGGACGGGCCCGGGCGGCGGCCATCCTGGAACGCACCATACGCGCTGTCTTTCAGCTGGCCGGCCGGCAAGAAGGAGTTCTTTTTGTGGATACCCTGCCGGCGGTAAACTGGCTGATGCGCCTCGGTGGCTTCCTCTCCCGGCGCCTGGGCTGGGTGAGCCTGGGCCGTCCTCTGGTAGCGAAAGGAACTCTGCTTGCCCTTCCCAAACTCACGGCGCTGGTCCGGGGTGTACAGGGCGCACTATGCTGA
- the fni gene encoding type 2 isopentenyl-diphosphate Delta-isomerase: MKRSSETQRSQRKNEHIRWAVELADGPGRTGFGDVLLRPEAVPDLDSRAVDLSTTFLGLRFPFPLLINALTGGTGEAARINARLAQVAKATGLPMAVGSQRIALRDPKLTYTFTVVRRVNPRGVIFANLGAGSTPDEALRAVEMVEAQGLQLHLNAAQELSMAEGERAFYWSEAVAAVASHLPVPVIAKEVGCGLSGASAQRLLALGVKALDVGGKGGTNFVRIEEKRRRGRGSPFLDWGLPTAWSLLDVVGTCPGAEVCASGGLRSGLDMAKALALGARICGVAGPLLTAVLTGGVKAGIRLVERWKRELRMSLVLAGARDLAELRHKPLIFTGETWNFIVQRRLTAYRKRARG, translated from the coding sequence ATGAAAAGATCGAGTGAAACACAGCGTTCCCAGCGCAAGAACGAACACATCCGTTGGGCGGTCGAGTTGGCTGACGGGCCCGGGCGGACCGGGTTTGGGGACGTTTTGCTGCGGCCGGAGGCTGTCCCCGACCTGGACAGCCGAGCGGTAGACCTCAGCACCACCTTCTTAGGCCTGCGTTTTCCCTTCCCGCTGCTCATCAACGCCCTGACCGGCGGTACGGGGGAAGCGGCCCGGATCAACGCCCGCTTGGCCCAGGTAGCCAAGGCCACGGGGCTGCCCATGGCGGTTGGCTCCCAGCGCATCGCCCTGCGCGACCCGAAGCTCACGTATACGTTTACCGTTGTCCGGCGGGTAAACCCGCGCGGTGTCATCTTTGCCAACCTGGGAGCCGGCAGCACTCCAGACGAAGCGCTGCGCGCTGTTGAAATGGTAGAGGCCCAGGGACTGCAGCTGCACCTGAACGCTGCGCAGGAACTCAGCATGGCCGAAGGGGAACGCGCCTTTTATTGGAGCGAGGCTGTCGCGGCCGTTGCCTCCCACCTGCCGGTACCCGTTATCGCCAAAGAGGTCGGTTGCGGGTTATCCGGCGCCAGCGCCCAAAGGTTGCTGGCCCTCGGGGTGAAAGCGCTGGACGTGGGCGGGAAAGGCGGGACCAATTTTGTGCGCATTGAAGAAAAGCGCCGCCGGGGTCGGGGTTCTCCTTTCCTCGATTGGGGACTGCCTACCGCCTGGAGCCTCTTGGACGTGGTAGGAACCTGCCCCGGAGCTGAGGTGTGCGCCTCGGGCGGCCTGCGCAGCGGGCTGGACATGGCCAAGGCGCTGGCCTTGGGTGCCCGGATCTGTGGAGTAGCAGGACCACTGCTCACGGCGGTGCTTACCGGAGGGGTAAAGGCCGGGATCCGGCTGGTCGAAAGGTGGAAACGGGAACTTCGCATGAGCCTGGTGCTCGCAGGGGCGCGCGACCTGGCGGAGCTAAGGCATAAGCCCCTCATTTTCACTGGCGAAACCTGGAACTTTATCGTCCAGCGCCGCCTTACCGCCTACCGGAAGCGGGCACGAGGCTGA
- a CDS encoding DUF512 domain-containing protein has translation MLSGLEVAAVAPGSIAAELGVEPGDRVLAANGKPVRDLIDFTYACAGAALELTVGKKDGTEEILEIEKDWGEELGISFTQATADGIRRCRNHCRFCFVDQMPRGLRPSLYVKDDDWRLSVLQGNFVTLTNLSKADLERIVAEHLSPLYISVHTLDPALRRQLLRNPRAGDIRSQLATLAAAGIEMHCQLVLCPGLNDGLELEHTVEELARLWPAVASVAAVPVGLTRYRAGLTELKPYTPEEARRLVTWAEKKTAAFRAALGNSFLYLADEFYLLAAREVPPASHYDGYPQLENGVGLVRRFLDDLAGLTAPPPATPAAFTLVTGTAAAGTLKKLAAWWNSFPGWEARVLTVPNSFWGPSVRVAGLLTAADVVKQVSNARPPGPVFLPRAMFSHAGLTLDGWSMADLRERLGCELKVALWPHEVWSELVGGGA, from the coding sequence ATGTTGAGCGGCTTAGAAGTGGCTGCTGTCGCGCCGGGCAGCATCGCCGCGGAGCTGGGTGTCGAGCCCGGCGACCGGGTGCTGGCGGCGAACGGCAAACCGGTGCGTGATCTGATTGACTTCACCTACGCTTGTGCCGGTGCTGCCCTCGAACTTACGGTGGGGAAAAAAGACGGCACAGAAGAAATCCTGGAGATAGAAAAGGACTGGGGGGAGGAACTCGGCATAAGTTTTACCCAGGCCACGGCGGACGGCATCCGGCGTTGCCGGAATCACTGCCGGTTTTGTTTTGTCGACCAGATGCCGCGCGGCCTGCGCCCTTCCCTCTACGTGAAGGATGACGACTGGCGGCTATCCGTTCTGCAGGGTAATTTTGTGACGCTGACCAACCTTTCGAAGGCCGACCTGGAACGGATTGTGGCGGAGCACCTGAGCCCCCTGTACATCTCCGTGCACACTCTCGATCCTGCGCTACGCCGGCAGCTGCTGCGCAACCCGCGGGCCGGCGACATCCGCTCCCAACTCGCGACCCTGGCCGCCGCCGGGATCGAGATGCACTGCCAACTGGTGCTTTGTCCCGGGCTCAATGATGGCCTGGAGCTGGAGCATACCGTGGAGGAGCTGGCCCGGCTCTGGCCGGCCGTCGCTTCAGTGGCGGCCGTACCGGTGGGGCTGACCCGGTACCGCGCGGGTCTTACGGAGTTGAAACCGTACACGCCGGAGGAGGCCCGACGCCTGGTCACCTGGGCGGAGAAAAAGACGGCCGCCTTCCGCGCCGCCCTGGGGAACAGCTTTCTCTATTTAGCGGACGAATTCTACCTCCTAGCCGCGCGGGAGGTACCTCCTGCCAGCCATTACGACGGCTACCCGCAGCTGGAAAACGGGGTAGGACTGGTGCGACGCTTTCTGGACGACCTGGCCGGCCTGACGGCCCCGCCGCCCGCTACCCCGGCCGCCTTTACCCTGGTCACCGGTACCGCCGCCGCCGGCACGCTGAAAAAGCTGGCTGCCTGGTGGAACTCCTTTCCCGGCTGGGAAGCCCGCGTCCTGACCGTGCCCAATTCGTTTTGGGGCCCCAGCGTCCGCGTGGCCGGGCTTCTGACGGCCGCAGACGTGGTGAAACAGGTCAGCAATGCCCGGCCGCCCGGCCCTGTGTTCCTGCCCCGCGCCATGTTTTCCCACGCAGGCCTTACCCTCGACGGCTGGAGTATGGCTGACCTCAGGGAGCGCCTCGGCTGCGAGCTTAAGGTGGCGCTCTGGCCGCACGAAGTGTGGTCTGAACTGGTAGGCGGAGGTGCATAG
- the der gene encoding ribosome biogenesis GTPase Der has translation MDGTKPKVAIVGRPNVGKSTLFNRLLGRRLAIVKDEPGITRDRLHSTCEWAGREFILIDTGGLQPAASEGLAHAVEKQARLAIAEADLIVFLVDGKSGLTPADSEVADLLRRSNKPVLVAVNKVDNVKQEGRALEFYRLGLGDPFPLSALNGLNTGDLLDKIVALLPDKGTAPQETEALRVAIIGRPNVGKSSLVNAILGAERVVVSPVPGTTRDAVDTPFSFQGQALVLVDTAGLRRGARVREAAEHYSALRTRRAIADAHIAVLVLDGPEGVREQDQRIAGYAHEAGRGLIVVVNKWDLMKLSPPALKEYTEVLRARLSFCLYAPLLFLSALTGRHVNRLLETILEVKTAQNHVLPSANLAALLADLLAFSPPPQVHGRSTRLHELKQTGIRPPRFALVAGDPEAVHFSYLRRVENRIREAYPYTGTPIQVVAVRRERK, from the coding sequence GTGGACGGCACAAAACCGAAAGTAGCGATCGTCGGCCGCCCCAATGTCGGCAAGTCAACCCTCTTTAACCGCCTCCTCGGCCGTCGCCTGGCCATTGTCAAGGACGAACCAGGGATTACCCGGGACCGCCTGCACAGCACCTGTGAGTGGGCGGGCCGCGAATTCATCCTCATAGATACCGGTGGCCTCCAACCGGCGGCCAGCGAGGGCCTGGCCCACGCCGTGGAGAAGCAGGCCCGGCTGGCTATCGCGGAAGCCGATCTCATTGTTTTCCTGGTGGACGGCAAGAGCGGTTTAACCCCGGCCGACAGCGAGGTGGCCGACCTGCTGCGGCGCAGCAACAAGCCGGTGCTGGTGGCCGTGAACAAAGTCGATAACGTTAAGCAGGAAGGGCGCGCTTTGGAGTTCTACCGCCTCGGCCTGGGCGACCCCTTTCCCCTGTCGGCCCTGAACGGGTTGAACACAGGCGACCTCCTGGATAAGATCGTGGCGCTGCTTCCAGACAAAGGCACGGCCCCGCAGGAGACGGAGGCCCTGCGCGTGGCGATCATCGGGCGCCCTAACGTGGGGAAATCCTCCTTGGTGAACGCCATCCTCGGGGCGGAGCGCGTGGTGGTGAGCCCAGTGCCGGGAACAACGCGTGATGCCGTGGACACCCCGTTTTCTTTTCAAGGCCAAGCGCTCGTCCTGGTCGACACCGCAGGCCTGCGGCGCGGGGCGCGGGTCAGGGAGGCTGCCGAACACTACAGCGCGCTGCGCACCCGCCGGGCCATCGCCGACGCCCACATCGCAGTCCTGGTGCTGGACGGCCCGGAAGGGGTGCGGGAACAGGATCAACGCATTGCCGGCTATGCCCACGAGGCCGGTCGTGGCCTGATCGTCGTTGTGAACAAATGGGACCTGATGAAGCTGTCGCCGCCGGCCCTCAAGGAGTACACGGAGGTTCTGCGGGCAAGGCTCTCCTTCTGCCTCTACGCCCCGCTGCTTTTCCTTTCCGCTTTGACCGGCCGCCACGTAAACCGACTCCTGGAAACCATCCTCGAGGTTAAGACCGCACAAAATCACGTCCTGCCGAGCGCCAACCTGGCGGCGCTCCTGGCCGACCTCTTGGCCTTTTCGCCGCCTCCCCAGGTTCACGGCCGCAGCACCCGCCTGCACGAGTTGAAACAGACAGGCATCCGCCCGCCGCGCTTTGCGCTGGTGGCCGGCGATCCGGAGGCGGTGCACTTTTCTTATTTGCGGCGGGTCGAAAACCGAATTCGTGAAGCCTACCCGTACACCGGCACCCCGATCCAGGTGGTTGCGGTCCGGAGGGAGCGAAAATGA
- a CDS encoding ACT domain-containing protein → MGKEEANFYLVREEALPEVLHKTIQAKDLLKRGVCSTVNEAVQRVGLSRAAYYKYRNYIFPFYDLSRGRIVTIYLLLEHKPGVLSQILTRIAQSQGNILTINQGIPLQGVADVSISIETQGMSEDMESLLQALSRLDGVRKVEIIGQS, encoded by the coding sequence ATGGGGAAGGAAGAAGCAAACTTTTACCTGGTGCGGGAAGAAGCTTTGCCGGAGGTACTGCACAAGACCATTCAAGCCAAGGACCTCCTCAAGCGCGGTGTCTGCAGCACCGTAAACGAGGCTGTACAGCGCGTCGGTTTAAGCCGGGCTGCCTACTACAAGTATCGCAATTACATCTTCCCTTTCTACGATTTAAGCCGGGGAAGAATCGTTACCATTTACCTTCTGCTCGAGCATAAGCCGGGCGTCCTTTCCCAAATCCTCACCCGCATAGCGCAAAGCCAAGGCAACATCCTCACCATCAATCAAGGCATACCGCTCCAAGGGGTGGCCGACGTTTCGATCTCCATCGAGACGCAGGGAATGAGCGAGGACATGGAAAGCCTCCTTCAGGCCTTGAGCCGCCTGGACGGGGTGCGCAAGGTGGAAATCATCGGGCAAAGCTGA
- a CDS encoding DUF3189 family protein, giving the protein MLIFYCCYGRAHSSVVAAALHLGWLKNTNPSSAEIMALPYFDQATARDFGRPLSVGHDSAGNEVFILGHGPAHALVERALRSAWEECGRREEEFLFVPTETCLTFWTRLGGFLSRRLGLSFPGRWLAAYGMRRSLPCLARCVTAVRSKAGLDAAWQRIG; this is encoded by the coding sequence ATGCTGATCTTCTACTGTTGCTATGGACGCGCCCACTCTTCCGTGGTAGCCGCCGCGCTTCACCTCGGCTGGCTCAAGAACACCAATCCGTCTTCCGCCGAGATTATGGCGCTACCCTACTTTGACCAAGCAACGGCACGGGATTTCGGCCGGCCCCTGAGCGTCGGGCACGACAGCGCCGGCAATGAGGTCTTTATCCTGGGGCACGGCCCGGCGCACGCGCTGGTGGAGCGCGCGCTGCGCAGCGCCTGGGAGGAATGCGGCCGCCGGGAAGAAGAGTTCCTTTTCGTGCCGACCGAGACCTGTCTCACTTTCTGGACGCGCCTGGGCGGGTTTCTCTCCCGGCGGCTGGGTCTTAGCTTCCCCGGGCGCTGGCTTGCCGCCTACGGGATGCGCCGTTCCCTGCCCTGCCTGGCCCGCTGCGTGACGGCCGTTCGAAGCAAAGCCGGTCTTGACGCCGCTTGGCAGCGTATAGGATAA
- the spoIVA gene encoding stage IV sporulation protein A, whose product MEKFDLFKDIVERTGGDIYIGTMGPVRTGKSTFIKRFMELLVLPYMKEGPERERALDELPQSGAGRTITTTEPKFIPEEAVEVTLRENIKFRVRLVDCVGYTVDGALGYEEAEGPRMVRTPWFEEEIPFEQAAEVGTRKVISEHATIGLVIATDGSIVDIPRDNYEAAEERVVAELKEIGKPFVVVLNSLHPEQEDTQRLAGDLAQKYGVPVLPLNVMKMNLPDIYAILEEILYEFPVQEVNVHLPAWLMELDGQHWLRSRFEECVRTTVEGIKKVRDVDQAVSSLQNEEFVEQALLVNLDLGHGLTTMQLTAPQPLFYQVLEEIAGRSLKSAQELVRILKEYTVAKKEYDKVADALHEVERVGYGIVPPRLDEMVLEEPEVMKSGSRFGIRLRASAPSIHMIRTDIKAEVAPIIGSEKQSEELAQFLLDEFEDNPQKLWETNLFGKSLHELVKESIQSKLYHMPEDAQQKLKETLERIVNEGSGGLICIIL is encoded by the coding sequence GTGGAGAAGTTCGACCTCTTTAAGGACATAGTTGAGCGCACAGGGGGCGACATTTACATCGGAACCATGGGGCCTGTGCGCACCGGCAAGTCCACATTTATCAAGCGCTTCATGGAGCTTTTGGTCTTACCGTACATGAAAGAGGGGCCGGAACGGGAACGGGCGCTTGATGAACTGCCACAAAGTGGAGCCGGACGCACCATCACCACCACTGAACCCAAGTTTATCCCGGAAGAGGCCGTGGAAGTAACCCTCCGGGAAAACATCAAGTTCCGGGTCCGCTTGGTGGACTGTGTCGGCTACACCGTCGACGGCGCCTTAGGCTACGAAGAAGCAGAAGGGCCTCGCATGGTGCGTACCCCTTGGTTCGAGGAAGAAATCCCCTTCGAGCAGGCGGCAGAGGTAGGTACACGCAAAGTCATCTCCGAGCACGCCACCATCGGGCTGGTCATCGCCACCGATGGATCCATCGTGGACATCCCGCGCGATAACTACGAAGCAGCGGAGGAGCGCGTGGTCGCGGAGCTTAAGGAAATCGGCAAACCGTTTGTGGTGGTGCTCAATTCCCTGCACCCGGAGCAGGAAGACACCCAGCGGCTGGCCGGTGACCTGGCTCAAAAGTATGGTGTGCCGGTGCTGCCGCTCAACGTCATGAAAATGAACCTGCCCGATATCTATGCCATTCTCGAGGAAATCCTCTACGAGTTCCCGGTGCAGGAGGTCAACGTCCACCTGCCCGCCTGGCTGATGGAACTCGACGGGCAGCACTGGCTGCGGTCCCGGTTCGAGGAATGCGTGCGCACCACCGTCGAGGGCATCAAGAAAGTCCGGGACGTGGACCAGGCCGTAAGCTCTCTCCAAAACGAAGAATTTGTCGAGCAGGCCCTGCTGGTCAACCTGGATCTCGGCCACGGTCTAACCACCATGCAGCTCACCGCCCCCCAGCCGCTGTTCTACCAGGTGCTGGAGGAAATCGCCGGACGCTCGCTCAAGAGCGCCCAAGAACTGGTTCGGATTCTCAAGGAATACACCGTGGCCAAGAAGGAATACGACAAGGTGGCCGACGCCCTGCACGAGGTGGAACGGGTCGGTTACGGCATCGTCCCACCGCGCCTGGACGAGATGGTGCTGGAAGAACCCGAGGTAATGAAGAGCGGCTCGCGTTTCGGCATCCGTCTACGGGCCAGCGCCCCATCCATTCACATGATTCGCACCGACATTAAGGCTGAGGTGGCACCCATCATCGGCAGCGAGAAGCAATCCGAAGAGCTGGCCCAGTTCCTCCTCGATGAATTCGAAGACAATCCCCAAAAGCTCTGGGAAACCAATCTCTTCGGCAAATCCCTGCATGAACTGGTGAAGGAAAGCATCCAGAGCAAGCTCTATCACATGCCCGAGGACGCGCAACAAAAGCTGAAAGAAACCCTGGAACGCATCGTCAACGAGGGAAGCGGCGGCCTCATCTGCATAATCCTGTAA
- the spoIIP gene encoding stage II sporulation protein P: MTRRNLLALVLALGALLTVSAPAGAYNERADGYFSFLDPAGKVIFQTALQVSAGDEFIAEDNSHYRVTRVDKDNAFCEYLGKASLAVEQAPSSSSWLASILSAAARPASAVRGKTVALYHTHSDESYVPSDGSASIYANGGIFKVGNAMAATLRRLGLNVIHNTTPHDPHDAMAYTRSRRTAAQLLRRNPAALFDVHRDAVPREQYVAQVKGEDVTKVTLVVGRENPKIKANLNFAKQLKEINDKANPGLIKGIFLARGTYNQDLFDRALLIEAGTHENTRGAAERGIALFADSVPRAIGVAGTPARRQPGPVNQRTGSWSALGWTLLLLILGGAAYLYLSTGSWSELKRKLGRFAGGEFSGLLGRKRK; encoded by the coding sequence ATGACTAGACGTAACCTCTTGGCACTGGTGCTGGCCCTCGGGGCGTTGCTCACTGTCAGTGCACCCGCGGGGGCATACAACGAGCGGGCGGATGGTTATTTTTCCTTTTTGGATCCCGCCGGCAAGGTCATTTTCCAGACGGCGCTTCAGGTATCCGCAGGGGATGAGTTCATTGCGGAAGACAACAGCCACTACCGCGTCACCCGGGTCGACAAAGACAATGCTTTTTGCGAATACCTGGGCAAGGCCAGCTTGGCGGTGGAACAAGCACCGTCTTCGTCCTCCTGGCTCGCCAGCATCCTTTCCGCTGCAGCCCGGCCCGCCAGCGCCGTGCGTGGAAAAACAGTGGCTCTTTACCATACGCACAGCGACGAATCCTACGTGCCCTCGGACGGGTCCGCCAGCATCTACGCCAACGGCGGCATCTTTAAGGTGGGCAACGCGATGGCAGCCACTCTGCGCCGGTTGGGCCTGAACGTGATCCACAACACCACTCCGCACGATCCCCACGATGCCATGGCCTACACCCGCTCCCGCCGCACGGCGGCCCAGCTCCTGCGGCGGAATCCAGCCGCTCTTTTCGACGTGCACCGCGACGCCGTGCCGCGCGAGCAGTACGTGGCCCAGGTAAAAGGAGAAGATGTAACCAAGGTCACTTTGGTGGTGGGACGTGAAAATCCCAAAATCAAAGCTAACCTGAACTTCGCTAAACAGTTGAAGGAGATCAACGACAAGGCGAATCCCGGCCTTATCAAGGGCATTTTTCTGGCCCGGGGCACTTATAACCAGGATCTGTTCGACCGCGCTCTCTTGATTGAGGCAGGGACCCACGAAAACACCCGTGGCGCCGCCGAACGGGGGATAGCCCTCTTCGCGGACAGCGTTCCCCGCGCCATCGGCGTGGCAGGTACGCCCGCCCGCAGGCAGCCCGGGCCGGTCAACCAGCGCACCGGTTCCTGGTCGGCTCTCGGCTGGACCCTGCTGCTTCTTATCCTGGGCGGAGCAGCGTACCTCTACTTGAGCACCGGAAGCTGGAGCGAGCTCAAGCGCAAGTTAGGGCGTTTTGCCGGCGGAGAATTCAGCGGCCTGCTCGGGCGAAAAAGGAAGTAG
- a CDS encoding YIEGIA family protein — protein sequence MLAHKEAIALGLALGFLFRFYMLRIDYRQYPSYPHGLIAHLSLGFIAAFLGAVAIPALLAREYTAVTFLALAAQQFRDIRNLERNTLEHLDETELVPRGPDYIEGIARVFEGRNYLVMFVALVTSSLTLWFHPGLGVTGGVLLGLTLAHFRKGPTLKDVAVVRLGKVNFRGSNLFVDDILIMNVGLKDSRHLMETLGVGVVIEPRNDDARATLANLGQRQAITHEVATLLGVRKDFAEPEFTPLCRLNTATGRAALFILPVEPDKELAVQAVRKVPVLESAIRRPLRTQVGREASD from the coding sequence ATGCTGGCGCATAAAGAGGCCATTGCCCTGGGCCTGGCCCTGGGCTTTCTCTTTCGCTTCTACATGCTTCGGATTGACTACCGGCAGTATCCCAGCTACCCGCACGGCCTGATCGCCCACCTTTCTCTCGGTTTCATCGCCGCCTTTCTCGGCGCCGTGGCCATTCCCGCCCTCCTGGCCCGGGAGTACACGGCCGTAACTTTTCTGGCCCTGGCCGCCCAGCAGTTCCGAGATATCCGTAACCTGGAGCGCAACACCCTGGAGCACCTCGACGAAACGGAACTGGTGCCACGCGGCCCCGATTACATTGAAGGTATCGCCCGCGTGTTCGAGGGTCGTAATTACCTGGTGATGTTTGTTGCTCTGGTGACGAGCTCGCTTACCCTCTGGTTTCACCCGGGTCTCGGGGTAACAGGCGGGGTACTGCTCGGCCTGACTCTGGCGCACTTCCGTAAGGGGCCGACCCTTAAGGATGTTGCGGTTGTGCGCCTGGGCAAAGTCAATTTTCGTGGCTCCAACCTTTTCGTCGACGACATCCTCATTATGAACGTGGGCCTGAAGGACTCACGCCACCTCATGGAGACGCTGGGGGTGGGCGTTGTCATCGAGCCCCGAAACGATGACGCCCGGGCAACCTTGGCCAACCTTGGCCAGCGCCAGGCCATCACCCACGAGGTGGCCACCCTGCTGGGGGTGCGCAAGGACTTTGCCGAACCGGAGTTTACCCCGCTCTGCCGCCTGAACACGGCCACCGGCCGGGCCGCCCTTTTTATTCTTCCGGTAGAGCCGGATAAAGAGCTGGCCGTTCAGGCCGTGAGGAAGGTTCCTGTGCTGGAGAGCGCCATCCGCCGCCCGCTGCGAACGCAGGTGGGGCGGGAGGCCAGTGATTAA